The genomic window TACCGCCGCCCACCGCGCGGCGCTGTCGGTGCGCGGTGCGACGGTCGGTGTGCTGGGCGCGGGCATCGACGTGCCGTATCCGCCATCCGGAGCGGACCTGCACGAGCAGGTGGCGCGGCGCGGCCTGCTGGTGAGCGAGTTCCTGCCGGGCACGCCGCCGGACCGACCGAACTTCGTGCGACGCAACCGGATCATCGCGGCGCTCGCACAGGCGGTGCTGATCATCGAGGCGCCGGCGAAGAGCGGCGCGCTCACCACGGTGGAGCACGCGCTCGACCTGAACCGCGATGTGCTCGCGGTGCCGGGACCGATCGGTCGGGCGAGCTGCGAGGGCACGAACCGGCTGCTCCGCGACGGCGCCGCCGTCGCGCTCGAGCCCGCGGACGTGCTCGACCAGATCGGCATGGGCGCCGCGGGCGCACGGCTGCGGGCGATGCGACCCGGCAGTGCACCCCGGGTGCGCGGCAGCCGCACGCTGCGCACGGAAGCCGTGAAGAACCGTGAGGCTCCGGTCGATCCGGTGCACGCCGCGCTCTGGCAGGCGCTGAGCTGGGATGAGTCCGTGCACGTGGACGTGGTCGCCAGCCAGGCAGGCGTGGATGCGCCCATTGCGGCTGCCGGGCTGCTGCAACTGGAGATGGACGGCCGGGCCGAGCGCGGCGCCGGCATGACGTTTCGACGTTTGGGCTGAGGGTCCGGTCCAGGATCGGGTGCGACCGGATAGCGGGCGTGCCGCCGCCGCACCGGGGTCGCACGCCGCGCCGCCAGCGGGGTAGCACCTGCGTGACCAGACTGGAACACCTCTACGTCCACGTGCCGTTCTGCGTGCGACGCTGCAGCTACTGCGACTTTGCTGTCACCGTTGCGAGCGATCCGCCGGTGGACGCGTGGCTCGATGCCGTGATGCGCGAGCTGGACGGCGTCATGCGCGCGCAGGGGCTGGAGCGCCTGCGGCTCGAGACCGTCTACATCGGTGGCGGCACGCCGTCGCTGCTCGGACAGGGCGCACTGGGCGCGTTCGCCGAGCGGCTGGCCGCGCGCGCGGAGCTGGCAGCCGACGTCGAATGGACGGCGGAGGCGAATCCGGAGAGCCTGACCGCGGCGCTGGCGGCCGACTGGCGTGCGGCGGGCGTCAACCGGATCAGCCTGGGCGTGCAGACGTTCCACGAACCGACGCTCCGCTGGATGGGCAGGATGCACGGCCCGGCCGGCGCCGTGGCCGCGGTCGAGGCCGCGCGCCGGGGCGGGCTGTCCAACTTCAGCGTGGACCTGATCTTCGGGCTGCCGGAGCGGATGAGGCGCGACTGGGCCGACGACCTGGAGCGCGCGATCGGCCTGGAGCCCGCGCACGTGTCGCTGTACGGGCTTACGGCCGAGCAGGAG from Longimicrobiales bacterium includes these protein-coding regions:
- the dprA gene encoding DNA-processing protein DprA yields the protein MSATQTSPGAPEARTALLDDELLALLQLRALPGIGDIRGAALLARHGSARAALEAARRERAAPVAAAGWVARAIETIDELDLHVIASWDERYPARLKQLHDPPLVLFARGHLSLLERTTVAIVGTRRATEHGLDAAHAMAAGIARFGVTVLSGMALGIDTAAHRAALSVRGATVGVLGAGIDVPYPPSGADLHEQVARRGLLVSEFLPGTPPDRPNFVRRNRIIAALAQAVLIIEAPAKSGALTTVEHALDLNRDVLAVPGPIGRASCEGTNRLLRDGAAVALEPADVLDQIGMGAAGARLRAMRPGSAPRVRGSRTLRTEAVKNREAPVDPVHAALWQALSWDESVHVDVVASQAGVDAPIAAAGLLQLEMDGRAERGAGMTFRRLG
- the hemW gene encoding radical SAM family heme chaperone HemW codes for the protein MTRLEHLYVHVPFCVRRCSYCDFAVTVASDPPVDAWLDAVMRELDGVMRAQGLERLRLETVYIGGGTPSLLGQGALGAFAERLAARAELAADVEWTAEANPESLTAALAADWRAAGVNRISLGVQTFHEPTLRWMGRMHGPAGAVAAVEAARRGGLSNFSVDLIFGLPERMRRDWADDLERAIGLEPAHVSLYGLTAEQETPLGRWVREGRERLADEDRYADEYLLAVDRLGGAGFEHYEVSNFARPGLRSRHNSAYWSGASWI